Proteins co-encoded in one Nicotiana sylvestris chromosome 7, ASM39365v2, whole genome shotgun sequence genomic window:
- the LOC104217805 gene encoding anthocyanidin 3-O-glucosyltransferase 2-like: protein MIYLQKKKKKSRKLKPKPKPAPAVNMEKLAEVILIPSPAMGHVAQMLELAKLFFHQNHHLTITVLIMKLPDYIDAVSGPFVDSVAASSSSDRLRFVHLPAADPTPEWGSKTRGHFVYRLVQSQRSHIKDFLISQRSSKTLAGFVVDMLCTPFMDVADEFKIPSYVFFTSPAAFLGLMLHFQFLEDECQQDVSLFKNTDSSNLLSFPSYAYPVPPSVLPMVLVDRDTWLGRFLDFARGYRKAKGIIINTFAELEIHQLDAYKKNNCNMSRSKQDQVPLPPIYPIGPILNQSKSKSESEEAEITNWLDQQPTKSVVLICFGSQGSLPLDQVKQIALALDNCGCRFLWSLRQPPQSNNAQFPGEYTSYSEILPEGFLDRTEIKGKVVGWVPQLKVLSHEAIGGFVSHCGWNSILESIWCGVPIATWPLHSEQQVNAFQLVKEVGVAVDITLDYCERNKDQPMVTADAIEKRIKELMEINTAVREKAKEMKEKSRASVIEGGSSYLSLGKLIDELLKNAAL from the coding sequence ATGATATAtctacaaaagaagaagaaaaaaagcagaaagttaaaaccaaaaccaaaaccaGCACCTGCAGTTAATATGGAGAAATTAGCAGAAGTGATTCTGATCCCATCTCCGGCAATGGGCCATGTTGCTCAGATGCTAGAGTTAGCAAAACTCTTTTTCCATCAAAATCATCATCTCACAATCACTGTCCTTATTATGAAACTCCCTGATTACATTGACGCCGTCAGTGGACCTTTCGTTGACTCTGTAGCTGCTTCATCCTCCTCTGATCGCCTTCGATTTGTTCACTTACCAGCAGCTGATCCAACACCAGAGTGGGGTTCCAAAACTCGAGGACATTTCGTCTACAGATTAGTACAAAGCCAAAGATCTCACATCAAGGATTTCTTAATATCTCAACGCTCTAGTAAAACACTCGCTGGTTTTGTTGTTGACATGTTATGCACTCCGTTTATGGATGTAGCTGACGAGTTTAAGATCCCCAGCTACGTGTTTTTCACTTCCCCAGCTGCTTTTCTTGGACTAATGCTTCATTTCCAGTTTCTTGAAGATGAGTGTCAACAAGATGTTTCTTTGTTCAAGAACACTGATAGTAGTAATCTCTTATCATTTCCCAGTTACGCGTACCCTGTTCCTCCTAGTGTATTGCCAATGGTCCTAGTCGATAGAGACACATGGCTAGGGAGATTCCTCGATTTCGCTCGTGGATATAGAAAAGCCAAAGGCATTATTATCAACACTTTTGCTGAATTAGAAATCCATCAATTAGATGCTTATAAGAAAAACAACTGTAACATGTCAAGATCTAAACAGGATCAGGTTCCACTACCACCTATTTATCCAATTGGTCCAATTTTGAACCAGTCAAAATCCAAGTCAGAGTCAGAGGAGGCAGAAATAACAAATTGGCTTGATCAACAGCCAACAAAATCAGTTGTGCTAATATGTTTTGGGAGCCAAGGGAGTTTACCACTGGACCAAGTGAAACAGATCGCTTTAGCTTTGGACAACTGTGGCTGCAGATTCTTGTGGTCTTTACGTCAACCCCCACAAAGCAATAATGCGCAATTCCCCGGAGAATACACGAGCTATTCCGAAATCTTACCAGAAGGATTTCTTGATCGGACAGAGATAAAAGGGAAAGTAGTAGGATGGGTCCCGCAACTGAAGGTTTTGTCCCACGAGGCAATCGGGGGATTCGTGTCACATTGTGGTTGGAATTCAATACTCGAAAGTATATGGTGTGGGGTGCCTATAGCAACATGGCCATTGCATTCGGAGCAGCAAGTGAATGCGTTTCAGTTAGTGAAAGAAGTAGGAGTTGCAGTGGATATCACTTTGGATTACTGCGAAAGGAATAAAGATCAGCCAATGGTAACTGCAGACGCCATAGAAAAACGGATTAAAGAATTGATGGAAATTAATACAGCAGtaagagaaaaggcaaaggagATGAAGGAGAAGAGCAGGGCTAGCGTAATCGAAGGTGGATCGTCATACTTGTCCCTCGGCAAACTCATAGATGAACTACTGAAAAATGCAGCTTTGTAA